The Patescibacteria group bacterium genome segment TCTATAAACTCCGGCAAATCTTTCCAACCACCCACCAAATGAAGATGCAAGTGAAAGACTGCTTGTCCTCCTATCTTACCACAATTAAAAAAAACACGATAACCTTTTAACTTCTTTTGCTTAGCAATTTTACTAGCGGTCAAAAGAATTTTACCTAAAACAACTTGATCATCACTCTTAACTGTCTGAATCCCTTCAATATGTTTTTTGGGAACAATCAAAATATGGCAAGGAGTTAAGGGATTGATGTCATGAAAAGCAACAACATCTTTATCTTCATAAATTAAATCATTTGGCATTTCTTTTCTAATAATTTTGCAAAAAAGACAATCTTTCATTTTTTAAAAACCTCAATTATTTCTGCTAAACTTAATTTGGTTGGTTTCATCTCATGACTGGTGGCGGCATTAAGCAATAATTTTTTTGATTGATGCAAATACCAATCTGAATTAGGGTCCCTTTTTCTGAATTGATTATAAGCCTTAGTCAAATCAACCTCAGTATCATAACGACCATAAATCCTCACCCCGCCCGATTCCGGATCTCTTCTAATCACCAAACTATAACCACCCTTTTCTCCCTCCCACAAGACATTATCATTACCAGTTTCTAAACCAATGCCTTTACCCCAAAGGGTTGAAAATTCAATCCCCTCTTTCAATTCTTCCTGAGCGTCAAGACTTTTTTTAATTTGATGGAAAACCGCATCCATCCCTTTTAAGCCAAAATTCATTGCTTCCTCATCACTCCCAGCCATGCCTCTAATCCCAGCAATTAAACTATGTAAATAAAAATCATAACGATGAGTTTTTGTTTCTGGCCAATTCAAATCCCGAGCATTATCAACTTCAGTCGCCACTTTAATTATTTGAATCAAAGATTTTTCATCTAAATCTTTAAAAGGACTTCCTTTCCTTTCTTGCTTAAGGAACACAAAACAACGTTCAGCGGCCGAAGTTATTTCTTCCAACTGGTGATGATCAAGTTTCCCCAAACCAGTATCAACATGTAAAACATTGGGGTCTTTATCTGGTGGTTTTTGGTCAATCGTTTCACCAGCTTGACAATAAGCAATTTCCGCCTCTTCCCAATCAGGTAAAAAACGTTTGATTAACCAAACAGCCACCACGGCATCCAAATCAGGATTAATGTGAGTAACGATCTTTTTCATTGAAACAATTCTATCACAAAAGTTTAATTATTGCCCGAGCGAGTTTTTGCGAATCATGACGAAGAAGATTGCCTTTTTGAGAAAAATCTCGAACGATTACTACCACATTAAAATTTTTCCCCTGACCTAAATCATTCTTAACCAACTCTGCTTTGTATTTTTTATACCAACGTAAAGTTTTGGGGGTCACTTTAACTTTCTTACTGACTAAAGCATAATTTAATCTCTTTCCCGCCGGCCCTAAATATTTTTTTATCTCCCTGACAAAATCACTGGCTTTAAAACCATTAGTCTCACCATGTTTAGTCATTAAATTAACAATTAAAATTACTTTTGCTTTTGAATCCTTAATCGCTTTGTTAACTCCAGAAACTAAAAGATTAGGAATAATCGAGGTGTAAAGATCGCCAGGTCCCAAAGCAATCAAATCAGCTTTTAAAATCGCTTTTTTTGTTTCAGAAAAAATTCTGCCTTTAGGGGAAAGGTAAATTTCCTCAATCGGTACTTTTGGTTTAATATCCCGAACATCAATATTAGTTTCACCTCGAATAATTGTCCCGTCCTTGAGACGAGCAATCAATTCGGTCTTACCTGTCGTCACTGGTAGGACTTGGCCAGAAACTTCCAAAATTCTGGCGGCTTCAGAGATAGCGATATCGGTCCGACCGGTTATCTGCATTAAAGCTGCTAAAAGTAAATTACCCAAAGAATGACCGGCCAATTCACCATTGTCAAAACGAAAATCAAAAAGGGCGTTAAGCGTTTTCTTCTTAATCCGCAGACCAGATAAAGCCAGTAAGGCTCGGCGAGCATCACCAGGCGGTAAAATACCTAACTCCTTTCGTAAACGACCACTCGAACCACCAGAATCAGACATGGTCACCACAGCGGTTAAATCAACTGGAAATTGACGAAGTCCAAGAAGTACTTGGTAAGTACCTGTTCCCCCACCCAAACAAACTATCTTGGGGCGTCGCTTCATTAAGGAATCATTATAACAAAATAAAGCAAGAAGGTTTTTTTATTTTAATAAGCTTGGGCAAAAAACCAACGATGTTGAGCAGATCGACCACAACAAACACACTTCCCTTTTTCTACCTTAGCATCTAAAGGCAGTAATCGCGAAGTTGCTTTAGTTTCTTCTTTAATTTTAGTTTCACATTTGGGATCCTCACACCAAAAGGCCTTAATAAAACCTTTCTTTCCTGTCATTATCTTTTTAAATTCCTGATAATCCTTAACTTCATGAGTATTATCATCTAGAAATTTCCGGCTTTCATCAAGGATTGAATCTTGAATTTCCTCAAGAGTTTTTCTTGTCTCTGCTACTACCTTATTCAAGTCTACCTCCCACTTTTTTTGTTGATCCCGTCGTCCTAAGGTAACTATTTTCTTTTGAACTTCTTTTGGACCAACCATCATCTGAATAGGAACGCCTTTTAACTCCCACTCATTAAATCGCCAACCAGGTGTTTGCTCTTCCCGAGAATCAAGAACTGTCCGAATACCAGCTTTTTCTAAGTCATATTTCAGTTTACTAGCCATTTTAAAAACTGCCTCGTTATTCTTATCATTAATAGGAATAATCACCACTTGATTGGGAGCAATTTTAGGAGGTAGAACTAATCCTTGATCATCACCATGAGCCATAATTAGAGCGCCAATCGAACGAGTCGAAAAACCCCAACAAGTCTGCCAAACATTTTCCAACTTTCCTTTTTTGTTTTGAAACTGAATCTTAAATGGCTTAGAAAAGTTTTGACCCAGATCATGAGAAGTACACCCCTGAAGAACCTTACCATCAGGCATTAACATTTCGTAAGCAAAAGTATCAACCGCTCCAGGAAATTTCTCTGCTTCAGATTTTTTTCCCATTAATCCTGGCAAAGCCAACCATTCTTGATAGAGTTTGGCATACATCATAAGAGCTCTATCAACTTCTTTCTTTGCCTCCTCATGGGTAGCATGACAAGTATGTCCCTCTTGCCATAAAAACTCTGTGGTTCTCAAAAAAAGATAAGTCCGTTTTTCCCAACGAACAATGTTGCACCACTGGTTAATACATAAGGGTAAACTCCGCCAGGAATCAATCCACTTGGCGAACATTGAATAGATAATTGTTTCTGAAGTAGGCCGAACGACTAATTTCTCCTCCAACTTTTCACCACCACCAATGGTTACTACCGCCAGTTCTGGTGAAAAACCCTCAACGTGTTCTTTTTCCTTTTTAATAAAGCTTTCAGGAATAAAAAGAGGAAAATAGGCGTTTTTAATCCCAGCTGATTTAATCATCTCATCCAAAGCAGACTTAATATTCTCCCATAAACCATAGCCATAAGGCCTAATTACCATACAACCCTTAACCGGTGAATAATCAGCTAAGCCAGCCTTCAAAATAACGTCGGTATACCAACGAGAAAAATTCTTTGATTTCTTAGCAATTTCTTTTTTTTCAAATTCTTCTGCCATTTTAGAAAGATTCTAAATTATCTACAAAATTCATTATAGTGAAACCTATTTATAAGAGCAAGATTAAAATGGAAGAATTGAATGAAGTTTGGTTCCCAAAGAAGTCGTTTCAATTAAACGTCGCACATCATTAATCGTCACTAAGGCCAAAAGTAACATTAAAAGTGCCATACCAATCAGATTAACCCATTGTTCAATCTTGGGTTTAGGTTTTTTTCTGGCAATCGCTTCGTAAGCAATAAAAATCAATTTACCGCCGTCTAAAGCCGGAAAAGGCAAAATATTAAGAATCGCCAAATTAATTGATAAAACACCAATAAACTGAAGAATAGTTAGCCAGCCACTTCGAGCCACGGTTGAAGTTAATTGAAGAATTCCCACTGGACCAGCAATTTCCTTAGGCACCTGGCCTTTAGTGACCAAATCACCAAACATTTGACCGATACCTCCAGCAATCAAACCTGTCCAGGCAAAAGCTTCTTTAAAACCCTCTTTTGCTCCGTAAAAGGGCATTTGCCAAAGCGGATACTTTTTCATTTCCATATCACTAATCACCACTCCCAAGGCCCCTTCGCCTTCAGGCGGATTTTCCCGCGGTGTCATAAAAAGAATTAATTTTCCATTCTCACAACTAAAACCCAAACCGCCTAAAACCTTTTCCAAACAGGGATTGTTTTCTTTTCTGTCTACTTTAAGGGTAATTTGTTTGCCTTTTTCCTGATTAACCAAGTCAACAAATTGATTAACATTATCAACCACCACCTCATTAACACTCAAAACAAGATCACCTGTCATTAAACCGGCTTGAACCGCCGGTCCGTTTTCCACCAAACCGACAATTTCCACTTGATTAGTCTTGGTGGGAATACCGGCTACCGAATAAACAACCGAAAAACAAACAATGGCTAACAAAAAATTGCCTATAACGCCGGCAACAATCACTCCGGTTCTGGCTCTTTTTGATTTATTCCAAAAACTTCTCTCTTGTTTTTTAAGTCGCTCACTTTCTTCTAAATCTTCACCCAAAAGCCTGACAAAACCACCAAACAATAACCAGTTAATTGAATAAACGGTCTCACCAATCTTTTTAGCAAACATCCGAGGCGGGTAACCAAAGCCAAATTCTTCCACCCCAATTCCGGCTCTTTTGGCCACTAAAAAATGGCCCAGCTCATGAACTAAGATTAGAAGGGATAAAACTAATAAGGCGAGAATAATGGTTAAAAGCATTTAGATGGTTAGTAATTGGTCTTCTTTTTGCTTACCTATTTCCGCAATTTTCTGATTAAACTCGTTGGTAATTTCCTGTAATTCCTTTTCTCTTCTAAATTTTTCATCTTCAGAAATTTCTTTTTTTTCAAAAGCACTCCGAATCTCCTGCATCTTATCCTGACGCACCTGACGAATCATCACCCGGCCTGATTCCAATTTTTGACCTAAAACCTTAACTAACTCCTTCCGTCTTTCCTCACTCAAAGGAGGGATGGTTAAACGAATCGTCTCACCATCAACCACCGGATTAAGACCCAAATCCCGATCCAAAGATAAGGCCTTCTCAATATTTCTGATAACCGCTTGATCAAAAGGGGTAATTAATAATTGGTTGGATTCAGGAGAGGCAATCGTTGCTAACTCCACCAAAGGCATTTTTGTTTCATAAGCCTCAACCTGAATTTGTTCGACTAAAGCCGGTGTCGCCCGGCCCACTTTCAAACTTACCAGTTCTTGGTGCAGGAGGTCGAGCACTTTTTCCATTTTTTGACGAACTTCGTCCACTTTACTCTCCTAATTCAAAACGGGCCACTCGATTAACAACAATATTCTCACCGGTCTTACTGATTAATTCCTTGACTAAAGAATCAATTGTTTCCTTTTCGTCTCGAATCCAAACTTGTTTTAAAAACTCTTTCACATTTTTAGGTTTCATTGCCGCCGCTTGCATGGCCAATTCATGAGCTAATTTTTTAAACTCGTCTGTTCGAGCCACAAAGTCGGTCTCACACAAAAGTTCAACCAGACCGGCAATCTTGCCATCATTATGAAGATAAACCTCGATCAAACCCTGTTTTGTTTCTCGACCCTCTCTTTTAGAAGCTGATTCAATCCCTTTTTTTCTCAACCAAGCTTCGGCCTTTTTCAAATCACCACTCGACTCTTCCAGAGCTCGACGACAATCCATCACCCCTGCCTTGGTTTTAGCTCGAAGTTTCTTAATCTGGTCTGCCTTGATTTTGGTCATGATGTTTCCTTCTTTTCCTTACTGGCTTTTTTCTGCCAAGCCTCTCGGCCACTTCTCGCTGCTTCACCGATAATTGAAACAATTAATTTAATCGCGCCGACGGCATCATCATTAGCTGGTATTAGATAGTCTACCAAATCAGGATTGGAATTAGAATCAACAATCGCCACCACTGGAATATCTTTCATCTTCGCTTCCCTAATCGCAATTTCCTCTGTCTTGGTATCGACCATAAAAATAGCGGCTGGCAAATCTTCTAAATTAACCAAACCGCCCAATTTTTTATTCAATTTTTCCATTTCCCGATCAAGTAACAATTGTTCTTTTTTAGTATATTTCTTATAATCACCTTTTTCCTTCTGCTCTCTCATCTCTATTAAGCGATTAATCCGTCCCTTGATTTCTTGCCAATTGGTAATCGTTCCCCCCAACCAGCGTCGATCAACAAAAGGCATACTGGCTTTCTTGGCTTCTTCTTTAATAATCGCCTGGGCCTGACGTTTAGTACCGACAAAAATAATTTGACCACCTTGGGCCGTCAATTCTCTGACAAAATCAGCCGCTTTTTCTAAGCCCTTCTTAGTTTTGACCAAATCAAAAACATGGACTCCGTCTCGAACCCCAAAAAGATAATCCTCCATTTTAGGATTCCAACGACGCGCCTGATGACCGAAGTGAGCTCCGGCTTCCAATAAATCTTTAAGCGATACTTTAGTGGCCATTAATTTGTTTCCTTAAACCTCTATCCGGAAGGAGCAGTCAGGAAACTTCGTCCCGGATATGTGTGATGAAATAATTTTAACACAAAACTTAAGGCTTCACAAGCGTTTTAGCTCCATTCAAAATCTCATCAATTTTATT includes the following:
- a CDS encoding histidine triad nucleotide-binding protein, which produces MKDCLFCKIIRKEMPNDLIYEDKDVVAFHDINPLTPCHILIVPKKHIEGIQTVKSDDQVVLGKILLTASKIAKQKKLKGYRVFFNCGKIGGQAVFHLHLHLVGGWKDLPEFIELVRKRLGEGGAI
- a CDS encoding gluconeogenesis factor YvcK family protein, giving the protein MKRRPKIVCLGGGTGTYQVLLGLRQFPVDLTAVVTMSDSGGSSGRLRKELGILPPGDARRALLALSGLRIKKKTLNALFDFRFDNGELAGHSLGNLLLAALMQITGRTDIAISEAARILEVSGQVLPVTTGKTELIARLKDGTIIRGETNIDVRDIKPKVPIEEIYLSPKGRIFSETKKAILKADLIALGPGDLYTSIIPNLLVSGVNKAIKDSKAKVILIVNLMTKHGETNGFKASDFVREIKKYLGPAGKRLNYALVSKKVKVTPKTLRWYKKYKAELVKNDLGQGKNFNVVVIVRDFSQKGNLLRHDSQKLARAIIKLL
- the proS gene encoding proline--tRNA ligase — protein: MAEEFEKKEIAKKSKNFSRWYTDVILKAGLADYSPVKGCMVIRPYGYGLWENIKSALDEMIKSAGIKNAYFPLFIPESFIKKEKEHVEGFSPELAVVTIGGGEKLEEKLVVRPTSETIIYSMFAKWIDSWRSLPLCINQWCNIVRWEKRTYLFLRTTEFLWQEGHTCHATHEEAKKEVDRALMMYAKLYQEWLALPGLMGKKSEAEKFPGAVDTFAYEMLMPDGKVLQGCTSHDLGQNFSKPFKIQFQNKKGKLENVWQTCWGFSTRSIGALIMAHGDDQGLVLPPKIAPNQVVIIPINDKNNEAVFKMASKLKYDLEKAGIRTVLDSREEQTPGWRFNEWELKGVPIQMMVGPKEVQKKIVTLGRRDQQKKWEVDLNKVVAETRKTLEEIQDSILDESRKFLDDNTHEVKDYQEFKKIMTGKKGFIKAFWCEDPKCETKIKEETKATSRLLPLDAKVEKGKCVCCGRSAQHRWFFAQAY
- a CDS encoding M50 family metallopeptidase; translated protein: MLLTIILALLVLSLLILVHELGHFLVAKRAGIGVEEFGFGYPPRMFAKKIGETVYSINWLLFGGFVRLLGEDLEESERLKKQERSFWNKSKRARTGVIVAGVIGNFLLAIVCFSVVYSVAGIPTKTNQVEIVGLVENGPAVQAGLMTGDLVLSVNEVVVDNVNQFVDLVNQEKGKQITLKVDRKENNPCLEKVLGGLGFSCENGKLILFMTPRENPPEGEGALGVVISDMEMKKYPLWQMPFYGAKEGFKEAFAWTGLIAGGIGQMFGDLVTKGQVPKEIAGPVGILQLTSTVARSGWLTILQFIGVLSINLAILNILPFPALDGGKLIFIAYEAIARKKPKPKIEQWVNLIGMALLMLLLALVTINDVRRLIETTSLGTKLHSILPF
- the frr gene encoding ribosome recycling factor codes for the protein MEKVLDLLHQELVSLKVGRATPALVEQIQVEAYETKMPLVELATIASPESNQLLITPFDQAVIRNIEKALSLDRDLGLNPVVDGETIRLTIPPLSEERRKELVKVLGQKLESGRVMIRQVRQDKMQEIRSAFEKKEISEDEKFRREKELQEITNEFNQKIAEIGKQKEDQLLTI
- the tsf gene encoding translation elongation factor Ts yields the protein MTKIKADQIKKLRAKTKAGVMDCRRALEESSGDLKKAEAWLRKKGIESASKREGRETKQGLIEVYLHNDGKIAGLVELLCETDFVARTDEFKKLAHELAMQAAAMKPKNVKEFLKQVWIRDEKETIDSLVKELISKTGENIVVNRVARFELGE
- the rpsB gene encoding 30S ribosomal protein S2; translated protein: MATKVSLKDLLEAGAHFGHQARRWNPKMEDYLFGVRDGVHVFDLVKTKKGLEKAADFVRELTAQGGQIIFVGTKRQAQAIIKEEAKKASMPFVDRRWLGGTITNWQEIKGRINRLIEMREQKEKGDYKKYTKKEQLLLDREMEKLNKKLGGLVNLEDLPAAIFMVDTKTEEIAIREAKMKDIPVVAIVDSNSNPDLVDYLIPANDDAVGAIKLIVSIIGEAARSGREAWQKKASKEKKETS